A window of the Euzebya pacifica genome harbors these coding sequences:
- a CDS encoding peptidylprolyl isomerase: protein MNENANGIDADAPTADDTPAGEPAVVADALGAEDMTPRAEEASPPLEQPTDDHGHGHGDHGHGDHGHVTPDDGAGGTSTGMIVLALLGVLAGVAGLIWYAVGVTPEDDEVVTEGSAVTTGESLPEGVVYSIAGVDRKLEDVEPRVRSIAPDLADALVDPEAATAEQRGQLAQVVATLVVDDLLGVAAEDAGVEVTEEDLQASIDEIVDIQFGGDAAAFETQVEAEGLTVEAVRELQRPAVLIDKLVDARITDITDEEVEAFYEQESATEIVSHILVETEDEAQAVVDRLDAGEAFADVAAEVSIDGSAQSGGQLGPFQPGQFVEPFENAVLETEPGEITGPVETEFGWHVITIDGADIPPLDEARPDIEEFLRQQQVGGITEEIVTEIDAAAQVTVAPVYGTWLGITGGGVQPPVSEVQDLELPDEALPLEELPTEGE from the coding sequence GTGAACGAGAACGCAAACGGCATCGATGCCGACGCCCCGACCGCAGACGACACCCCGGCAGGTGAGCCGGCCGTCGTTGCGGACGCGCTCGGTGCCGAGGACATGACCCCCAGGGCCGAGGAGGCGTCGCCGCCGCTCGAGCAGCCCACCGACGACCACGGCCACGGCCACGGCGACCACGGCCACGGCGACCATGGCCACGTCACCCCTGACGACGGGGCCGGCGGGACCTCCACCGGCATGATCGTGCTGGCCCTCCTCGGCGTGCTCGCCGGCGTGGCGGGCCTGATCTGGTACGCCGTGGGGGTCACCCCGGAGGACGACGAGGTCGTCACCGAGGGGTCGGCCGTCACCACCGGCGAGTCGCTGCCCGAGGGTGTCGTGTACTCCATCGCCGGTGTGGACCGGAAGCTGGAGGACGTCGAGCCCCGCGTCCGCAGCATCGCCCCGGACCTGGCCGACGCGCTCGTCGACCCCGAGGCCGCCACCGCTGAGCAGCGGGGACAGCTCGCACAGGTCGTGGCGACGCTCGTCGTCGACGACCTGCTCGGCGTCGCTGCCGAGGACGCGGGTGTCGAGGTCACCGAGGAGGACCTGCAGGCCTCGATCGACGAGATCGTGGACATCCAGTTCGGTGGCGACGCCGCCGCCTTCGAGACCCAGGTCGAGGCCGAGGGGCTGACGGTCGAGGCCGTGCGCGAGCTCCAGCGTCCCGCCGTGCTGATCGACAAGCTCGTCGACGCCCGCATCACCGACATCACCGACGAGGAGGTCGAGGCGTTCTACGAGCAGGAGTCCGCGACCGAGATCGTCAGCCACATCCTGGTGGAGACCGAGGACGAGGCACAGGCCGTCGTCGACCGCCTGGACGCCGGTGAGGCGTTCGCCGACGTGGCTGCCGAGGTGTCGATCGACGGCAGCGCCCAGAGCGGTGGCCAGCTCGGACCGTTCCAGCCCGGCCAGTTCGTCGAGCCCTTCGAGAACGCGGTCCTGGAGACCGAGCCCGGTGAGATCACCGGTCCGGTCGAGACCGAGTTCGGCTGGCACGTCATCACCATCGATGGCGCCGACATCCCGCCGCTGGACGAGGCCCGCCCCGACATCGAGGAGTTCCTGCGCCAGCAGCAGGTCGGTGGCATCACCGAGGAGATCGTCACCGAGATCGACGCGGCGGCGCAGGTGACCGTCGCCCCGGTGTACGGCACCTGGCTCGGGATCACCGGCGGCGGCGTCCAGCCCCCCGTCAGCGAGGTCCAGGACCTGGAGCTGCCCGACGAGGCGCTGCCGCTGGAGGAGCTGCCCACCGAGGGCGAGTGA